In the genome of Luteitalea pratensis, the window CAACCTGGTTCGCAACGCCCTCGATGCGTCGCACGAATCCGGCGGGCTCGCGCAGGTGCAGTGGCACGTCGAGAACACGGGCGACGTGGAAGTCCGCATCCTCGATCGGGGACGCGGCGTCACCGCGGGCGCCGACGTGTTCGTGCCGTTCTTCACGACCAAGCCTGGCGGAACCGGCATCGGGCTGGCGCTGTGCCGGCAGATTGCCGACGCGCACGGCTGGCACGTGTCGCTCGAGAATCGGGCCAACGGGCCCGGGTGCGTGGCGCGGCTACGGCTGCCCGCGACACGCCTCGCCTCCACCTGACACGACGCTGTCGCCTCACAACGTCTTGAGGTAGGCAAGCAGCGCGCCGACGCGCGAGCCGGTGATGCGGGTCTCGATTTCCTTGCGGTCCGCAATCGGATCCAACCCCTTCGTGTCGGGACAGAGGTCGGCGCCGAAGCGGTGACCGGTATTCGAGCGGCCGGGCACCGTCGTGTCGTATTCCTTCACCAGCATCGACTCGCCCGGCGCATAGCGCGCCTTCGGCCGGTCGGCCCATTCGAAGCCGACCAGGGCCTCGTCGTAGTGCAGGTTCCCGCGCAGGAAACGCGCCGGCCGGGTCGACGGGCACAGCAACTGCCCGAGCGTCGGCACCGAGCCGTTGTGCAGGTACGGCGCCTGCGCCCAGATGCCGTGCAGCATGTCCGCCTTGTAGCCGCTGGTGCGCTCCGCCACCCGGCGCGGCGTATCGCGGAAGTACTCGTCCAGGCGCGCGTTCCAGTCGCCCTTGGGCATGCACCATTCGGCACCGGGCTCGCCCTTGTGGTTCATGCCGTAGATGACGCACGCCTCCATCACGAGCGCTGCCAGGCCGTATCGCGACACGCTCGTATTCACCATCGTCCGATTCGGATCGACGCCGAGCATCTGCCATGGGTAGATGCGCTCGTTGCGTGGCGCGTGGCAGGTCGCGCAGGTGTCTCTGAAGATCGCCTTGCCTTCGCGGGCGCGGGCAAGATCGACGCTCGCAAACGGATACGGCGGCGGTGGCAGGTTGTCGATGAACGGGTTCAGCGGTTCATGGATGCGAACGTTCACCATGCGTGGATCGCCGGTGGCCGAGGCACCGGATGCGAGCGTCCGCGACGAGGCGCCCTGGTTGCCGTCCCAATTGGCGTGGTAGCGCTGCGTGGCCCACGTCACGCTCTTGATGTCGATCGGCGCAGGCACGGGCGGCGCCCACACCGACAGGCTGGCGAATGTCCGGTCGGAGGCCATCCGTGCGTCCGCCGCTGGCGCGGTCATGCCGGCCACATCGGCAGGCAGTCCATTGGCAATCGAGAAGCCGGTGAAGAACGGGCTCTTCGGATTGTCGCGCTGCACGAAGTCCATGAAGCTGTTGTCGCGACGCCGCGTGTGAATCGCGACGAGGCCGGACGCGATGCCGAAGGCATCCATCTGGCCGGGCCGATCCTCGAAGACGTCGGGCAATCGCTGCTTGTAGGCATTGTTCTTCGCGACGACGTGATAGATGAAGTGCGTCTTGACGCCGAGGGCGATGACGTCCTGGATCACGCTCGGGAAGGCGTCGGCGACGACCAGCGTCTGCTGCTTGCCGCGGGCGATGTCGGCAGGCGACGACCCGTACAGCGACTCGGGGCGATGCCTTGCCTTGTCGATCATCTCCGTGTAGAGCGCCTTGACCACACTCGTTCGCGGCTTGATGTTGGCCGGGTTCACCGGCGACGTGGACGCGGGATCGAAGCCGGACTGGACGAGCGCGCCCGCCGTCAGCATCAGCAATTTCGAGTAGTACTGGGCCTCGATCTCGGTGTTGGGCATCCCGGGCAGGTACCGCATCTTCCCGGACACCAGCACGCGACCGACGTGGCATGCGGCACACGACAGCGACACGCGATCGGTGGTCCCGGGGCTGCCGAACCCGGGCCGGTCCCGTTCCCAGTTCTCCTCGTGCGCGGTCGTGGTTATCTTGGCGACGAGCAGCGCCGTGTTCTTGAAGACACGCCGTGCGAGCAGGCTGCCGTCGAGCACCGCCGATTGCGTACGCGACAGCGGTGTGAACGTCTGCGGGTTCTCGAACGCGAAGCCGTATGGCAGGTTCGCGTGACGCTCGGCAGCGGGCCGCAGTACGCCGTCGACGTAATCGGACGGATTGGCGGCGATGCCGATGTGATCGAACGTCCACTCGCTGTTCGTGCCTCCGCCGGCCACCGGCACTGTCGCCTGCCGCTTCCAGATGCGCGCGATGGCGCGAAGTTCCGGGTTCTGGTGATTGGGGTCGAGGTCCAGCAGCGTCTTGAAGAGAACGAAGGGCACGCCGTTGAAGCCGACAGGGTTGTCCTGGAACCAGCGCCACGCGAGTTGCGGAGTCTGGCCGGCGCGGAAGCCATAGGCAGCCGCGTGTCCTGGATCGGCGTCGGCCAGGTATGCCGCGATCGCCCGGTCGCGCCTGGCCTGTTCCGAGTGCCAGTCGGTCACGACGGTGCCGTCCACCCACGATACGATCTGATCGGAGCTGTCGTCGTCGAGCGGCCGCACGAGGCCGGCCTGGGCGGGTGGCGCTGCCGCTGCGGCCTGGTACTCCGCAGGCCGTTCGCGAGTACACGCGAGGCTCAGCGTGGCGAGTACGGCGATGGCCACATGCAGGGGCCGTGTCGTGGTGGGCCGTGGGCGGGGAGCCGGCCCTACCGGCGTGCGACTCGCGCTGCCGTCGCGGGGATCCGCAGGCATCCAAGGCGGCAGTCTGGCGATCATGTCTTGAACAACGAACGCGGCTGCCAGACCGGACCAACGGATGAGATGGCTTAGACAAAACGCCGAACGCCGAACGCCGAACGCCGCGGGCCGCCTTGAGGAACCCGAACGCTGAACGCAGCGGGATCGGCCATCGACGAATCCCGAATCCCGAATCCCGTCTCGACCGTCGACCTGAAGGTCGACGGCTACGTGTGGGCCCAAGGCCCGGGTTGCTTCCCCTCACATGCTTAGTGGAACATTGCGTCGCCTGCGTCCGTCGAAAGGGGCGAGCCGATGTCACACACCTCACTTTCCCTGATCCAGGGCACGGTCGACCTGCTGGTGCTGCGCGCGCTGCAGCAGGGCCCGGTCCATGGCTACGCGGTCTCGCGGTGGATTCGCGAGCGCACCGACGCCGTCATCTCGATGGAAGACGCCGCCCTCTACCAGGCGTTGCATCGCCTCGAGGCTCGCGGCTGGGTGGAGTCCGAGTGGGGAGTCTCGGAGAACAACCGCCGCGCCAAGTACTACAGCCTCACCACCACCGGCCGTCGCCAGCTGCGCGACGAAGTCGTGACGTGGCAGCGGTACGCCGCCGCCATGTCACGTGTGATTGAGCCTGCCTGAGGTATCACCATGCGCCCCCGCGGAACCAAACGCCTCTTCCGGTTCACGTCACGGACGGCCGGCGAGATTCACGGCGACATCGCCGACGAGATGGCCTTTCACCTCGAGATGCGCATCGAGACCTTGCGCCGCGAGGGCCTGGGAGAGGCTGAGGCGCGAGCGCAGGCGTCACGCGAGTTCGGCGACGCTTCGGCCCACGACGCCGTGTGTGGGCCGATCGACGAGCGCGCCGAGCAGCGGAGTCGCTGGCGCCGCCTGGCCGACGAATGCGTGCAGGACCTGCGCTTAGGCACGCGCCTGCTGCTGCGCAGCCCGGGGTTTGCCGCGGCGGCGATCTGCACGCTGGGACTCAGCATCGGCGCCAACACCGCGATCTACAGCCTGCTCGACGCGGTGCTCCTCCGGCCGGTACCGCTGCCCGAGCCGGAGCGGCTGGCGCTGATCTGGGAGACACGCCCGGACGGAGGCACCAACAGCGCCTCGGGCGGGGCATTCCTCGACTGGCGCACACACCAGACGCAGTTCGAGGCCATCGTGCTCACGAGTCCGGTGGCCCAGAACCTGAGCGGCCGCGGAGTGACCGAGCAGTTGACGGGCATGGAGGTGTCGCACGAGTTCCTGCAGGTCCTGGGTGTGCCGGCGGTGATCGGTCGCGGCTTCCTGCCGCAAGAGGACCGGCCCGGCGGACCCACCGACGTCGTGATGATCACCGAGGACTTCTGGCGCACCCGGCTCGGTGGCGACGGCGCCATCCTCGGCCAGCGCCTCGTGCTGGACGATGTGCCACGGACGGTGATCGGTGTCCTGCCTCGGGGCGCGTGGATCTTCCCGACCGATACGTTCTTCGTCCCGGCGGTGCTCACGCCGGGGACGCCGCGCGCGGCGCGCTCGCCGCACTGGGCCGCCGTGTTCGGACGGCTGTCGCCGCGGGGCACATTTGCGGCCGCGGACGCCGAACTGAAGGCGATCAAGAAGCGCCTGGACACCGACTATCCGACCTTCAAGCGCGCCTGGAGTGTCCGCGCCCAGCCCGTGACCGAAGCGCTGGGCGTGGTGACGAGAACGCCGATGCTGCTCCTGCTCGGCGCGGTGTCGCTGCTGCTGTTGATCGCCTGCGCCAACGTCGCCAACCTCGTTCTGGCGCGTGGCCGGCAGCGCGAGCAGGAAATGGCGACGCGGGCCGCGCTCGGTGCCGGCGGCGCCAGGCTCGCACGGCAGTTGCTCACCGAGAGCGTCGTGCTCGCGCTGCTAGGCGGTGGCTTCGGCATGGTCCTGGCCGCAGGCGGCGTGCGCGGACTCCGTTCGGTGGCCGCCGGGTCGTTACCCATCGCGCTCACGCCACAACTCAACCTGCGTGTGCTCGCGGCTTCGGCGGCCGTCACTTTCGTGACCGGTCTGCTCTTCGGCCTGGTCCCGGCGATGCGCGCCCGGCGCCCCGAGTTGAGCCTCGCGATCAACAACGGCGGCCGCCGCACGACGGCCGCGGGTCAGCATCGTACGCAGGCGATGCTCGTCGTCGCTCAGGTGGCGCTCACGATGGTGCTGGTCGCCGCGGCCGGCCTCTTGCTGCGCAGCCTTGCCAACACCACACACGTCGATCCGGGCTTCGACGCCGAACGGGTCCTCGCCTTCGACGTCGCCTTGCCGAAGGCGTCGTACGACGCGCCGGAGAAACGGGTCGGGTTCGCGACGAGGATGGTCGAGCGATTGCGCGCACTGCCTGGCATCGAGCAGGCCGGGTCTGGCCAGGCGATTCCCTTCAGTGGCGGCGGCTCGGGCGAGTACTTCCAGCGCCCCGGGACCGGTGGAGACGAGGGCCTCACGCTCGGCCGCATGGACTTCGTGTCAGCGGGGTACCTCGAGGCCCTTGGCGCGCGCGTACGTGCCGGACGCGTGATCAGCAGCGACGATACGGTCGGCAGTGGCGCACGTGTGGCCGTCATCAGCGAGACGACGGCGCGTCGCTTCTTCCCGACGGGAGATGCCGTGGGGCAGGTGCTTCGCATCCAGGCCGCCGAGTGGCGCATCGTCGGCGTCGTCGCCGACATCGTCGACCGCAAGCTCGATGGCGAGCGCAAGCCGTTCTGCTGGGTACCGTACGTGTTCAACTCGGGCCGCATGTCGTTCGCGGTGAGGACCACGGGCGAACCACTGTCGCTCGTCGGCAGCGTCAGGCGCGAACTGGCCGCCATCGATCCGGGCGTCGCACTGGCCAATCCACGTTCGCTCGACGTCACGCGGGCGGGATCGCTCACGCAGCGCAAGGTGGTCCTCGGCCTCGTTTCGGCGTTTGCCGCCGCGGCGCTGCTGCTGGCCTGTGTCGGGATCTACGGAGTGATGGCCTACGGTGTGGCGACACGCCGGCGGGAGATCGGCATTCGGCTCGCCCTGGGTGCGGTCCCCATGGCCGTGGTGCGGCAGGTGCTCGCGGGCGGCGTGAGCCAACTGGCTCTCGGCCTGGTGCTGGGCACGCTCGGTGCCGTTGCCGCGGCGCGGTTGCTGGCAAGCGAGCTGTACGGCGTCAACGCGTCCGATCCGACGGTACTCGCCGTGACCGCGCTGACCATCGCTGCTGCGGCGATGGGTGCGTGTCTGATTCCGGCCTGGCGCGCGACCCGGTACGACCCGCTCGAGTCGTTACGGGTGGAGTAGGCGCCGGCGCTACCGTCGCCGATTCCCGATCGTCGATTCCCGATTCCCGATTCGCTTCCTCTGGCGTAGGCGTCGAGCTTGCTCGAACGCTGACGCTTCCTGTCGACCGAAGGTCGACAGCTACGACCTGGAATGACCCCGAACGTAGGCGTCGACCTTCAGGTCGACGCGATCTGCCGGTGCCTCAGAGTGTAGGCGTCGAGCTTGCTCGACGCGCGTGGCGCCCGCGACAACGGGTTTGGCGGTATCGTGTCGGGGATTGACGCGCGGCTCCCGCGCGGGCGACTGGAGGTATTCGTGAAGTTCGCGTTGCTGACCGTGTCCTACGCAGGCCTGTTCTATGACGGGCCGGCGCTGAGCGTCGTCGATCAGGTGCGCAAGGCGCGCCAGCTCGGATTCGACGGCCTGGCCATCGAAACCAAACGACCCGTGGCCTCGCCGCTGGACCTGGGCCGGTCGGATCGCCAGGCGATTCGTGCCGCGGCCGACGCCGAGGGCATCGAACTCTGCGCGATCGAGAGCCTGTCCAACTTCGCCAGCCCGATCATGGAAGAACGCGAGAACAACCTCGCGATGATGCGGCTGGTGCTCGACCTTGCCGTGGATCTTGGTGTGCCGCTGGTGAAGGTCTTCGCGGCCTGGCCCGGACTCGTGAACGACGAGGACGACACCGCCTCGTACGTGCCGTACGAGAAGGGGAACTACTACGCGCGCCTGTATCCCGCCGACCTGCGGCGCTGGCACCGGGCGCTGGACGGCCTGCGGGAGACGGCGGACCTGGCCGCGCAGCGGGGCCTGACGCTGGCGCTCCAGAATCACGCGCCGGTGCTGCGTCCCGGGTACGAGGACACGCTGGCGATGATGCGCGAGCTCGACCGTTCGAACGTGGGGCTGTGTCTCGACGCGCCGCTCTTCAAGGAGCGCCAGAGTGACGCCTACGTCAAGGAGGCGGCCCGCGTGTGCGGGGCGCACGTCCTGCTGACCCACTATGGCGCCTGGAACTTCGTCGACGGCGAGGAGGGTGTCGAACAGGGGCCATGCCCGTCGTTTGGCGGCCCGGTCAACTACGCGCCCTTCCTCGCGGAACTGCAGCGTGCCGGTTACGACGGGTACCTGGTGTCGGAGTATTGCCTGCCTTGTGTGAAGGACCATCGACTGGGCGGCATCGACGACATCGACCGCGCCAACGCCATGGCCCTGGCGTACATGAAGCAGCTGGTGGAGTCGCCGCAGACGGTCTGAGACCCATGCCGCGGTCGCGACGGCGACGTCGGGCCCGTCCTTTTGCGCGCTGCTGCGATCGTTGGGTCGCGGCGGAGCGTCAGGGCATCTCGGTCGTGCTGAAGCGATAGCCGACCCAGGGCTCGCTGCGCAGGTACCGCGGCTGCGACGGGTCCGGCTCGACCTTCTTGCGCAACTGTGACATCAGGGTCCAGAGGTGTTCGGGTTGTTCAACGGCGTTCGCGCCCCAGATGGCCTTGAGGATCGCCCGGTGCGTGAGCACGCGGTCGTGATTGCGCGCGAGCAGCGTCAGTAGCTCGAATTCCTTCGGCGTGAGGCGAATCTCGACCTCGTCGCGGACGACGCGGTTCCGGTCGAAGTCGATCACCAGCCCGCCGGCCTGGAACGTCCCGGCGCGCGCTGCGGTCTGGTCGGCCAGGCGTCGCAAGGCAGCCCGGATGCGCGCCAGCAGTTCCTCGGGTCCGAATGGCTTGGTCACATAGTCGTCGGCGCCGAGGTCGAGGGCGGCCACCTTGTCGCCCTCGTCGGTGCGGGCCGAGAGCACGATGATCGGTGCGGGCCCCTGCCCGCGCAGGCGGCGGCAGACCTCCAGGCCGTCGAGGTCGGGAAGCCCGAGATCCAGCACCACGAGGTCTGGCGGAACGAGTTCGGCCTGCTGCAGCGCGTCGTGTCCGCTGGATGCAACCACGACGTCATAGCCGCGTGAACGGAGCAGCGTCGCGACCGCCCGCTGCAAGGCCACCTCGTCGTCCACCAGCAGGATCCGTGGTCGGTCAGTCATGACGTGGCACCGCGTCCACCGACGCCGCCTGATCCGGGAGGCGAATCGTGAAGAGCGCGCCTCCGTCAGGGGCATTTTCACCCCAGACGTGCGCACCCGCCGCTGCCAATAGCCCACGGGCAATCCACAGTCCCATGCCGGTGCCGGCTGGTCTGCGGGCCCCGCCGGTCCCCCGGTAGAAGCGTTCGAACAGGTGCGGTAGATCGCGCACGGGTATGCCAGGTCCGTGGTCGCGAACGAGCACGAGGAGCGCGCCCTCTTCGCGACGAGTCATGAGATCGATCGTCGACCCTGCCGGCGCATGCTGCGCCGCGTTCTCCAGCAGTCGAGCCAGCGCCGTCGCGGTGAGACGGGGATCGACGTAGGACGGGTCGTCCACCTGGAGGTCCTCGCGGATGATGTGCGTGGCGAGCACGTCGGCCACCTGCGCGCGGGCGGCTTCGATGATTTCGGAAGGGTGCGTCCGGCGAGCCTGCGCGGCGACAGCGCCGGCCTCGAGCCTGGCCATGTCGAGCAGGTTCTGGAAAAGGCGGTCGAGTTGTGCCGCTTCCGCCAGGACCAGCGCGGCCTGCGCGTTCCGCTCCTCGTCAGGCAGGTGCGCGGTCTTCAGGTTTTCCACGCCGATCCGGATCGCGGTCAGCGGCGTGCGGAGATCGTGTCCGAGCGAGGCGAGCAGCGTCGTCTTCAATTCCTCGCTCTGCCGCAGCAGCGCCGCTTCCCGGCGTTCTTCGAGCATGTGTAATCGCTCCAGCGCCATGGCCACGAGGCCGCCAATCGCATCGAGTGTCCCCGCGTCGACGACATTGTCGAGGGTTGCGAGCAGGCCGATCGGGCGTGTGCCGACGCGGAGGGGGACGAGGGCAACGGCCTGCTGCTGGATATCGATGACCCGGTGGCCAGCGTAAGTGCGCGCTTGCGCGTCGAACTCGACGCGCCGGCGTGCCTCGTCCAGCGACGCCGACAGGCTCTCGGGCGGGAGGGGAAGGAGCGTCGTCCCACCCTGGGCGACCTCCCAGTCGCCGGGGGCGGCAGGGACCGCGATGGCGACGAAGGAGAGGTCGAATCGACGGGCGACCGCGTGCGCGAGTGCCGTGCGTCCTTTGACGGCGTCCCCGACCAGCAGGACGTCGCGGCTCAGGTCATACAGTCGCGCGAGTTCGGCACGCCGTGCGGAGGCTTCTTCGGCGCGGCTGCGGACTCGCGACGACAGGTTGCTGCCGACCACGCTCACGACCAGGAACGCGATCAACGCCACCCAGTTCTGCGGATCGGCGACGCTGAAGGTCCGCACCGGCGGCAGGAAGAAGAAGTTGAAACACAGTACGGCGACGAGCGATGTCGTGACCGCTGCCACGAGCGTCGAGGAGGCGGCCACGAGCAGCACGACCAACAGGAACGTCGTCGATACCGTCGCAGCGTTGTGGATGTGCAGCACCCGCAGGAAGACGGCGCTGATGACGAGCACGCCGGTGACGCCACCAACGCCGGGCCACGCCGATCGCCGCGAGAGCGTGCTCATCGGCCTTCCAGCTTACCTGCCGTCGTGGTCCAACTGCACGGGCCGGGATCGCTTCAGGGGGTGGTGGCGATCGCGTGGCGCGTCGAGGACGGACGAGCGATGGCCACGTAGACGCCGAGCGTCGAGTGCGATGAACGCGCGCGCGGAGTTCGGTTGGCGTCGTTCACGGGGCGACCATGGGGCAGACGTAATAGCCTGGAACGATGGCCGGCATGCCGTCACACCGATCGGTGGTGATGCGCACGACCTCGTGTTCATGTCGGGCGAGGAGCCGCTCGTACACGTCGATGCGCGACAGCGTATCAGAGCCCATCACGACGCGCTCGCGGGTCATGAACGCGACGTAATACGCGGTCCAGTAGTCGCTGCGAGCGTAGTGTATGCCGCGGGCCTCGAGCGCCGCGCCAAGCTGTGCGCGGTTGGTCAGCGATGGCCGCGTCAGCTGTTCGTGCCACAACTGCGCATGTGGCCAGGCGTTGAGTGCCGCGAGGGCAACGAAACTTGCGCCAAGCAGGTGGCGGATGCTGGCGCGTTGTTCGACCGACCACGTCAGCAGCGCCAGGCCGGTGGGCAGGAACATCCCGAGCAGGGCATACCGGATCGTCAGGACCGCCAAGGGACCGCAGCGGCTCACGGCATACACCGCCACCGACTGTACGCCCACCAGCACCAGGAAGGCGCCCAACTGCACCGACGATGCCTGCCTGTGCGCCCACACCGCACGCCAGCGCCAGGCCACTCGCAGGACAGCGAGGAGCAGGACCGTGGCCAACACTGGCCATGCGCCGTCGAGGCCCTGTGCGACGCGTGTGTGCACAGCTGCGTCGGCGAGTGGAGTCCGTGTCGCTCCCCATGCCAGCCCGAGGTACCACTCGCCCAGGGCCATCACGTTGCTCACCGCTTGCGCGGGCGCAAAGCAGAACGCACCAGCCAGGGTGGCGAGGTTGTCGCCCGACGCTGTGGTCCACGTGTCGGGGCCGCGGACCGACGCGAAGCGCGCCACTGCCGCGATGAGTCCCCTCGTTCCCACGGCGGCCAGGGCGCTCATCGACCAATCGCGCCAACCGTCCCGCGATGCGAACATCCCGGTGCAGACGTCGAGCAACACGATGGCGGCCACCGCGTAGGCGACGAACTCCCGCACCTGGAACCCAACCGTCGCGACGATGCCGAAGGCCAGGGGCATGCGTCGCAACGACCACAGCGCGACCACGAACAACGCGGGCTCCACCGTCATGCCGAGGGCGTCCATGAGCCCGGCATTGGTGACGCCTGATGTCATCAGCACCGGCAGTGCGAGGAGCACCGCCACGCCCGGGCGAAGGCCGGTTCGCATCATGAGTACGATGAGCCAGAGGCCGACCGCGGTGTTCATGAGCACCAATGGCAGCTTCAGCGCCAGCGGCGTTGGTCCGAGCAGCCACATGAACGGGGCGATGACGTAGGCCGACAGGATCAGCACGTAGGAGACCGCGTACTGATAGACGGGCAAGGCCCGGAATTCCGCGATGTGCTTTGCCATCAGGCCAAGGACCGCCTGATCGGCATCGAAGGCCAACGTACCCCACCACGCGTACGGCAGCGTGCGGAACACGACCATCGCCGCGCCGGCCAGCATCCATGGCCATGCCGCACGCGTCGGTGTCGCGGGAGTCTGTTCGACGTGCAGGGGGCGGAAGCCCGGTTCGACCGGACTCGT includes:
- a CDS encoding PadR family transcriptional regulator, producing MSHTSLSLIQGTVDLLVLRALQQGPVHGYAVSRWIRERTDAVISMEDAALYQALHRLEARGWVESEWGVSENNRRAKYYSLTTTGRRQLRDEVVTWQRYAAAMSRVIEPA
- a CDS encoding ABC transporter permease; this translates as MRPRGTKRLFRFTSRTAGEIHGDIADEMAFHLEMRIETLRREGLGEAEARAQASREFGDASAHDAVCGPIDERAEQRSRWRRLADECVQDLRLGTRLLLRSPGFAAAAICTLGLSIGANTAIYSLLDAVLLRPVPLPEPERLALIWETRPDGGTNSASGGAFLDWRTHQTQFEAIVLTSPVAQNLSGRGVTEQLTGMEVSHEFLQVLGVPAVIGRGFLPQEDRPGGPTDVVMITEDFWRTRLGGDGAILGQRLVLDDVPRTVIGVLPRGAWIFPTDTFFVPAVLTPGTPRAARSPHWAAVFGRLSPRGTFAAADAELKAIKKRLDTDYPTFKRAWSVRAQPVTEALGVVTRTPMLLLLGAVSLLLLIACANVANLVLARGRQREQEMATRAALGAGGARLARQLLTESVVLALLGGGFGMVLAAGGVRGLRSVAAGSLPIALTPQLNLRVLAASAAVTFVTGLLFGLVPAMRARRPELSLAINNGGRRTTAAGQHRTQAMLVVAQVALTMVLVAAAGLLLRSLANTTHVDPGFDAERVLAFDVALPKASYDAPEKRVGFATRMVERLRALPGIEQAGSGQAIPFSGGGSGEYFQRPGTGGDEGLTLGRMDFVSAGYLEALGARVRAGRVISSDDTVGSGARVAVISETTARRFFPTGDAVGQVLRIQAAEWRIVGVVADIVDRKLDGERKPFCWVPYVFNSGRMSFAVRTTGEPLSLVGSVRRELAAIDPGVALANPRSLDVTRAGSLTQRKVVLGLVSAFAAAALLLACVGIYGVMAYGVATRRREIGIRLALGAVPMAVVRQVLAGGVSQLALGLVLGTLGAVAAARLLASELYGVNASDPTVLAVTALTIAAAAMGACLIPAWRATRYDPLESLRVE
- a CDS encoding sugar phosphate isomerase/epimerase family protein; the protein is MLDARGARDNGFGGIVSGIDARLPRGRLEVFVKFALLTVSYAGLFYDGPALSVVDQVRKARQLGFDGLAIETKRPVASPLDLGRSDRQAIRAAADAEGIELCAIESLSNFASPIMEERENNLAMMRLVLDLAVDLGVPLVKVFAAWPGLVNDEDDTASYVPYEKGNYYARLYPADLRRWHRALDGLRETADLAAQRGLTLALQNHAPVLRPGYEDTLAMMRELDRSNVGLCLDAPLFKERQSDAYVKEAARVCGAHVLLTHYGAWNFVDGEEGVEQGPCPSFGGPVNYAPFLAELQRAGYDGYLVSEYCLPCVKDHRLGGIDDIDRANAMALAYMKQLVESPQTV
- a CDS encoding response regulator transcription factor, with the protein product MTDRPRILLVDDEVALQRAVATLLRSRGYDVVVASSGHDALQQAELVPPDLVVLDLGLPDLDGLEVCRRLRGQGPAPIIVLSARTDEGDKVAALDLGADDYVTKPFGPEELLARIRAALRRLADQTAARAGTFQAGGLVIDFDRNRVVRDEVEIRLTPKEFELLTLLARNHDRVLTHRAILKAIWGANAVEQPEHLWTLMSQLRKKVEPDPSQPRYLRSEPWVGYRFSTTEMP
- a CDS encoding DUF4118 domain-containing protein, with amino-acid sequence MSTLSRRSAWPGVGGVTGVLVISAVFLRVLHIHNAATVSTTFLLVVLLVAASSTLVAAVTTSLVAVLCFNFFFLPPVRTFSVADPQNWVALIAFLVVSVVGSNLSSRVRSRAEEASARRAELARLYDLSRDVLLVGDAVKGRTALAHAVARRFDLSFVAIAVPAAPGDWEVAQGGTTLLPLPPESLSASLDEARRRVEFDAQARTYAGHRVIDIQQQAVALVPLRVGTRPIGLLATLDNVVDAGTLDAIGGLVAMALERLHMLEERREAALLRQSEELKTTLLASLGHDLRTPLTAIRIGVENLKTAHLPDEERNAQAALVLAEAAQLDRLFQNLLDMARLEAGAVAAQARRTHPSEIIEAARAQVADVLATHIIREDLQVDDPSYVDPRLTATALARLLENAAQHAPAGSTIDLMTRREEGALLVLVRDHGPGIPVRDLPHLFERFYRGTGGARRPAGTGMGLWIARGLLAAAGAHVWGENAPDGGALFTIRLPDQAASVDAVPRHD